The sequence ATATGAAAAATATTACCAAATGCTCGTCGAGTGGAATGAAAAAATGAATTTGACTGCGATTACGGAAAAGCCAGATGTGTACTTGAAGCACTTTTATGATTCCGTTTCAGCCGCTTTCTATTTTGATTTTAAAAAGCCGCTTGAACTATGCGATGTAGGCGCAGGTGCCGGCTTTCCAAGCATCCCCATCAAGATTGCCTTTCCAGAAATCAAGGTAACAATCGTGGATTCCCTGAACAAGCGGATCACATTCCTGGAACAGCTTTCAAAGGAATTGGGACTTGATGGCACAACATTTATTCATGACCGTGCAGAAACGTTCGGTCAAAATCCGGCACATCGTGAAAAATATGAAGTGGTAATGGCCAGGGCTGTTGCTAGGATGTCCGTGCTGAGTGAGCTTTGCCTTCCTCTTGTAAAAGTAGGGGGGACC comes from Mesobacillus jeotgali and encodes:
- the rsmG gene encoding 16S rRNA (guanine(527)-N(7))-methyltransferase RsmG, which gives rise to MNTDQFKDLLAEKGIELSQKQMEQYEKYYQMLVEWNEKMNLTAITEKPDVYLKHFYDSVSAAFYFDFKKPLELCDVGAGAGFPSIPIKIAFPEIKVTIVDSLNKRITFLEQLSKELGLDGTTFIHDRAETFGQNPAHREKYEVVMARAVARMSVLSELCLPLVKVGGTFIAMKGNQAGEELQVGEKAISVLGGKLESAHSFTLPEEESERNILIINKQKPTPKKYPRKPGTPNKTPIE